The following is a genomic window from bacterium.
TCGAGATTTGGTGTGTGGTTGGATTCAACATCTCCTCGGCATTTCCATGATCGGCGGTGATAAGTACCGCGCCGTCTTTGGCTATTGTGACATCAATTATTTTTTTCATTTCCTTATCCAGAAACTGCAATGATTCAACCGTGGCATCGTATTCTCCCGTATGACCAATCATGTCGGGGTTGGCAAAGTTCATTATGATGAGGTCGTATTTGTCTTTATTGATTTCTTTTACAACATGGTCGGCGATCACCTTCGCGCTCATTTCGGGAGTATCGGAATAATTTTTAACATTCGGTGAGGGGACCATGACGCGGTCTTCGCCTGGAAAAGATATTTCACGTCCACTGTTAAAATAATATGTGACGTGCGCGTATTTTTCTGTTTCGGCAATACGGAGCTGTGTTTTTCCGGCATCGGAAACAACACGGCCGGTGGGAAATTCTGCTTGTTCTTCGGGGAAGGCGACTGTAACCGGTAAATCCTTTTGGTATTCGGACATGGTGACAAATTCCAGGTCCGTCCAGTTTTGCACGGGGAAATCGTTAAAGCCTTTTGTTGTAAAAGCATAAGTCAGTTGGCGAGCGCGGTCCGGGCGAAAGTTAAAGAAGATAACAGTATCGCCATCTTGGATTTTACGTAACGGTTCGCCGTGTTTGGTAATTACGTAGGCCGTGACAGTTTCGTCGGTTTCTTTTTTCTCATAAGCGCTTTCGAGCGCATCTTTCCAACTGTCGGTATGTTCGCCAATTCCGTCGGTCAGTAAATCGTATGCGACCTTCGTGCGGTCCCAATTATTGTTACGGTCCATTGCAAAGTAGCGACCAACGAGAGAAGCGATTCCACCACTTTTTGTGTGATCGATGGCTTCTTGTACTTTTTTCAGATACGATCCGGCGCTTATAGCGGGAGTATCACGGCCGTCCAAAAACGCGTGGACAAATGTTCTATTGCTCACTCCTTCTTTTTTTGCGAGTTGTAATATGGCAAGAAGGTGGTCGACGTGACTGTGTACTCCGCCGTCGCTAACACAACCAATCAGGTGTAACGCGGAATTGGGACGTTCTTTGACGTGATTCGTGGCTGCTACAAATGCGGGGTTTTTGAAAAAGGATTTATTTTCGATGGACATCGTAATCTGAGGGAGAGGTTGGTAAATGATGCGTCCCGAACCCATGTTTTTGTGACCAACCTCGGAATTTCCCGATTCGCCCCACGGTAAACCAACTTCAATCCCTGAAGCTTTTATTACAGCGGATGGATACTCACGTACCCAACGTTCAAAATTTTCCATTTTAGCGGCATAAATCGCGTTGCCTTCCTGCAGGAAGGAGATACCAAACCCATCGAGAATCATTAAAACTAACGGTCGAGGAATTTTTATATCGGACATGAGTAATAGTATACACTGGGATGGGGGAAGCAGGAATGAAGAGTTTTTACGTTTGACTAACAGTGTCGTTGAGAGTAATCTATTTTCAGCTGAATAAGTTCAGCTTTAATGACGCGGGGAAGAGCAGCCCGGTCGCTCGCATGGCTCATAACCATGAGGTCGCAGGTTCGAATCCTGCCCCCGCTACTATTACTAAAAAGACCCCTGTGGGGTCTTTTTAGTAATAGAATGTGTGCAGGATTCGAACGGTTCATATTTTCGTCGCACGAAAACATGAACCGGTGGCCAGAATTATGCAATATCAATTGCATAATTCGAGGCCAAATCCTGCCCACAAAATACCCCTGTGGGGTATTTTTATTGTTATGATCGAGTGCAGGATTTGAACGGTATCGTTGTTTCGTAAAACAACGATACCGGTGGCCAGAATTATGCAATATCAATTGCATAATTCGAGGCCAAATCCTGCCCCCTGCGTGGCTCGTGTTTTATTTATAAAATTTCGCAAAGCGAAATGACAATAATGACGAGCGATATCTTCGAACCAATACTATTGGTTCGAAGATATCGCTCGGATTTGAACGCCGGAGCATATTTTGCGAAGCAAAATGCGAGGCGGTGGCCAGAAACTTTCGTGTCAACGAAAGTTTCGAGGCCAAATCCTGCCCAGCGCGTAAATCAGAAATCGGGAGTGGAAATCGGAGATGACGTCTTGTCCATTTACAAATGCAAAAAATTTAGTAGTATTACTCTAGTTTGGGAAGTCGGATGGATCCGACCACCGACTATCTGATTTCCGATTTCCGCGTTTGGCTGGATAGCTCAGCGGTTAGAGCAATGGCATCATAAGCCATGGGTCGCAGGTTCGAATCCTGCTCCAGCTACAAATTATTCGTAGGGTATTTGTACATTGTTCGCAAAACGTACGGATACGGTATATAATAGTAGCATGAGAGCAAAAGTTGTGGAAAAGTCGCGGGCAATTCAATTGCGTAAAAACGGTTTAAGTGTGAAACAGATTGCTCAAAAATTAAGCGTCAGCAAGGGTAGTGTCAGTCCTTGGGTGAAGCTGGTTGTTGTTCCGAAAGAAAAGAGAAAAAAGATCCGCGAAAGAATGTTAATGGGCGGAGAGAAGGGGAGAAAGAAAATTTTGCGAGGTTGGGATGAATATCGAATATTGCATCCAAAACCGCCACCATATGTTAAACCAGTCCGTTTAATTGACACTTTTTTTGACAAGTGGTCGCCCGAAATGGCGTATGTGCTGGGCTATTTTGCAGCGGACGGCTGTATGTTTCGAAACAAGCGTGGGTCTTATTATATCGAATTTACCTCCACAGACATTGAGTTGATTGCATGTGTAAAAAGTATTTTGGAATCAACAAACAAACTTGAACGATACAAGCTTAAAAACCCAAAATATAAAATCAGGTATAATATTCAGCTTGGGAGTAAAAGTGCTTTCTTGTCGCTTAATAAACTTGGTTTAACACCAAATAAGAGTTTAATAATCAAGTTTCCAGCTGTGCCTGATGAGTATTTGGGGCATTTTTTGCGTGGTAACCTTGATGGCGACGGCTGTGTTACTTTCACAAATTATTTTCGAAAAGACAGGGGAAAAAGATATTTGAGTTTAATGATCCGTTTCACCAGTGGAAGTAGAGTGTTTTTAGTCGGGATGAAAAATAGGATTGAACAAAAAATACCGAATATCGGTGGAAGTTTGATATTATACACTCCAAGGCACCATGTTTTGGCGTATTGCACGTCAAGTGCTAGACAACTGTATAAGATAATGTATCCTAATAAATTAGTGCCCTGTCTAAAGCGTAAACGTGACATTTTTCTTAGGGCATTTGAGATTTTGGACCCGTAGTTTAATCGGTAAAACACCTGCTTGTCACGCAGGAGACAGCGAGTTCGATCCTCGTCGGGTCCGCCAAAAAATACGCCTTTCGGCGTATTTTTCGATGTTCTACGAAATCTGTTACTTAACCGAATTGACCACTTTTGCCAACTGGTCGGCACCAACAGCGCCCCTTATCGGTGTTGCACCTTTTGGTCCGATAATAATCGAAGTTGGCGTGCCGGTGATTTTTGCAACGCGGGCGGCGTCAAGATAGATTTGGGTTTTCGATCCGTATTTGTCCGAGCTTAAACATTGAGAGAACACTGTTCCGTCTAAACCTAAATCTGTGCCGATTTTTGCTAAACGGGCCGGATCGATAATGTTTTCCGTGTCGGTGGAAGTATAAATTGCGTCAAGATATTCCCAGTATTTTCCTTGGTCATTTGCGCAATCCATCGCTTTTTCTTCCACTTGTCCTGTGGGCTTAAACGGAGTTGGACGATAAACAAGACGGACATCCGGGTTTTCGGATAGAACCTTTTTTAACTCCGGGTAGAAAACACGGCAATATGGACATTGAGTATCCGAATAGAGAACAATTGTTGTGGTCGCTGTCGCAGAACCTTTAATGTAGTCTTGGGCTGATACAGCGGGAATAGAGGCTGGATCGAATGGTGGTTCTGTTGGCGCGCTACCGGCTTGTTGAACAGCTGGCTTTGTTGCTGGTGGCACTTTTGCTTTAGTAAGCAAAAAACCCACGACAACCACAATAACAACTAAAACGATGATTGCCGGTAATGTTGATTTGTTTGATATGTTTTCTTCCATAATGATTGATTGAAGTGTTAGATCTATATGATGAGCATATAGAAAGGATGGAGGAGAAGCAAGCGCAAATTTTCAATTATCAATTTTGCAATTTTCAAATAATTTTCAATGATTTAATTATTTGATAGCGTCACCATCTTTGAGAATTAGAAGAA
Proteins encoded in this region:
- the gpmI gene encoding 2,3-bisphosphoglycerate-independent phosphoglycerate mutase; protein product: MSDIKIPRPLVLMILDGFGISFLQEGNAIYAAKMENFERWVREYPSAVIKASGIEVGLPWGESGNSEVGHKNMGSGRIIYQPLPQITMSIENKSFFKNPAFVAATNHVKERPNSALHLIGCVSDGGVHSHVDHLLAILQLAKKEGVSNRTFVHAFLDGRDTPAISAGSYLKKVQEAIDHTKSGGIASLVGRYFAMDRNNNWDRTKVAYDLLTDGIGEHTDSWKDALESAYEKKETDETVTAYVITKHGEPLRKIQDGDTVIFFNFRPDRARQLTYAFTTKGFNDFPVQNWTDLEFVTMSEYQKDLPVTVAFPEEQAEFPTGRVVSDAGKTQLRIAETEKYAHVTYYFNSGREISFPGEDRVMVPSPNVKNYSDTPEMSAKVIADHVVKEINKDKYDLIIMNFANPDMIGHTGEYDATVESLQFLDKEMKKIIDVTIAKDGAVLITADHGNAEEMLNPTTHQISKDHTANPVPVIYITANNKQDPPKEEEMVMQVLSTPIGCLADIGPTVLEIMQIPQPPQMTAMSILRSLV
- a CDS encoding LAGLIDADG family homing endonuclease codes for the protein MRAKVVEKSRAIQLRKNGLSVKQIAQKLSVSKGSVSPWVKLVVVPKEKRKKIRERMLMGGEKGRKKILRGWDEYRILHPKPPPYVKPVRLIDTFFDKWSPEMAYVLGYFAADGCMFRNKRGSYYIEFTSTDIELIACVKSILESTNKLERYKLKNPKYKIRYNIQLGSKSAFLSLNKLGLTPNKSLIIKFPAVPDEYLGHFLRGNLDGDGCVTFTNYFRKDRGKRYLSLMIRFTSGSRVFLVGMKNRIEQKIPNIGGSLILYTPRHHVLAYCTSSARQLYKIMYPNKLVPCLKRKRDIFLRAFEILDP
- a CDS encoding thioredoxin domain-containing protein, with product MEENISNKSTLPAIIVLVVIVVVVGFLLTKAKVPPATKPAVQQAGSAPTEPPFDPASIPAVSAQDYIKGSATATTTIVLYSDTQCPYCRVFYPELKKVLSENPDVRLVYRPTPFKPTGQVEEKAMDCANDQGKYWEYLDAIYTSTDTENIIDPARLAKIGTDLGLDGTVFSQCLSSDKYGSKTQIYLDAARVAKITGTPTSIIIGPKGATPIRGAVGADQLAKVVNSVK